A DNA window from Drosophila sechellia strain sech25 chromosome X, ASM438219v1, whole genome shotgun sequence contains the following coding sequences:
- the LOC6612552 gene encoding N-acetylneuraminate 9-O-acetyltransferase produces the protein MELRELRGGNGGSIGGVGAATTEAPGAPVNGAPSPELGGICIGGAAGGQRMPTRADIFMEQLNATNAKKVALLLVLGFIVYHGLLNWNYGSDSCQWLLSKGRFKGDNEWQPYGCMVHKYSLTDTRRCLRYLAFFDNKNNFVFIGDESIRLLYERFVEQLRQPLAADEMADEEDNNASVTDGSARFEDKKLHMLAQYIRAEEVSPSLVEQLYRLEAEKQLSSVYVVGFTYAGLLAGNTTDDVLRQYAANLTLLVAPFHRLVAQTSRVLWKLADRVDEDKLPPHWKLLQNEQIDRLNHVARGVFRYTEASVWESAWHIANGLLDNAIDGHQLCAHGQRLEVQLLWNMYCNDYMNYNDGTCCSSSEPYTTLQIVAYALFGVCMTLVCGMCLRRWLLHLRGQTLYVPLQQQQSHDGERAVGGSPSNALSALITDYGTPMVALSLLGLILAYFYLCDRTNFFMKENKYYSEFSFWIPVGYVFALGLFFTEDSRFTKVLNRDQTDELRGWILLVVLIYYMTGAQRVLPIHMHIKLLISGYFFLTGYTHFTHMWQTGGSGSLFVRFFQAMFRANFLSVLLCFCMNRPYQFYYFVPLLSFWLCIVYFVLALPPRLSSASVDANPLHYLYLVCKCIGCLGGITVLFMSEVFFERIFVTRPWKALFVTTDDDLHEWWHQWKLDRYTVAFGMIYAACFHIAQKYNVFDDNNHGNLFSRRTSISVTLLALLGVGVYTSFSFLCRNVQNCEEIHSYILFIPIVGYVVLRNISGILRTRYSAFFAWFGRISLELFVCQYHIWLAADRHGVLVLLPGFPTLNMIITSFIFVCASHEVHRLTQILLPYAVPSDWRLVMRNFVIFLIVLIPVARSDGMF, from the exons ATGGAGCTACGCGAACTGCGCGGTGGAAATGGTGGAAGCATAGGAGGCGTTGGAGCAGCTACAACCGAAGCCCCCGGAGCGCCAGTGAATGGAGCCCCTAGTCCCGAACTAGGCGGAATCTGCATTGGAGGCGCCGCCGGCGGACAGCGTATGCCCACCAGAGCTGATATATTTATGGAACAACTAAACGCCACCAATGCCAAGAAGGTGGCTTTGCTTCTGGTCCTCGGCTTCATCGTCTATCACGGCCTGCTCAACTGGAATTACG GTAGTGACTCCTGCCAGTGGCTGCTGTCCAAGGGCCGATTTAAGGGAGACAACGAGTGGCAGCCGTACGGATGCATGGTGCACAAGTACTCCCTCAC TGACACAAGGCGCTGTTTGCGTTACCTCGCCTTCTTCGACAACAAGAACAACTTTGTGTTCATTGGAGACGAGAGTATCCGGCTGCTCTACGAACGATTTGTGGAGCAACTGCGCCAGCCATTGGCCGCGGATGAGATGGCCGacgaggaggacaataacgcCTCGGTGACTGATGGCTCAGCCCGTTTCGAGGACAAGAAACTGCATATGCTGGCCCAATACATTCGAGCGGAGGAGGTGAGTCCGTCGCTTGTGGAGCAACTGTACCGTCTGGAGGCCGAGAAGCAGCTGTCCTCCGTGTACGTTGTGGGTTTCACCTATGCCGGCTTGCTCGCCGGCAACACCACAGACGATGTGCTGCGGCAATATGCCGCCAATCTCACATTGCTGGTGGCTCCGTTTCATCGCCTGGTGGCGCAAACTTCGCGGGTCCTCTGGAAGCTAGCAGACCGCGTGGACGAGGACAAATTGCCCCCGCACTGGAAGCTGCTCCAGAACGAGCAAATCGATCGGTTAAACCATGTGGCCAGAGGGGTTTTTCGCTACACGGAGGCAAGTGTTTGGGAATCCGCCTGGCACATAGCCAATGGTTTGCTGGACAACGCCATCGATGGTCATCAGCTGTGCGCCCATGGCCAGCGACTGGAGGTTCAGCTACTGTGGAACATGTACTGCAATGACTACATGAACTACAATGATGGCACCTGCTGCAGCAGTTCTGAGCCGTACACCACGCTGCAAATAGTGGCATACGCCTTGTTTGGCGTCTGCATGACGCTTGTGTGTGGCATGTGTCTGCGCAGATGGTTGCTTCACCTGCGTGGCCAGACTTTGTATGTGCccttgcagcagcagcaatctcACGACGGGGAAAGAGCAGTTGGAGGATCACCGAGCAATGCCTTATCCGCTCTGATAACTGACTATGGCACTCCCATGGTGGCGCTATCACTGCTGGGCCTTATTTTGGCCTATTTCTACCTCTGCGATCGCACAAACTTCTTTATGAAGGAGAACAAATACTATTCCGAGTTTAGCTTCTGGATACCAGTGGGCTATGTCTTCGCACTCGGACTCTTTTTTACGGAAGATTCACGGTTCACTAAGGTGCTTAATCGCGATCAAACGGATGAGCTGCGTGGCTGGATACTGCTGGTGGTGCTTATATATTACATGACCGGAGCACAGCGAGTGCTGCCCATTCACATGCACATTAAGCTGTTGATCTCAGGTTACTTTTTCCTTACCGGATACACGCACTTCACGCACATGTGGCAGACGGGTGGCAGTGGCTCCCTATTCGTACGCTTTTTCCAGGCCATGTTCCGGGCAAACTTTCTCAGTGTACTGCTGTGCTTCTGCATGAACCGGCCGTATCAGTTCTACTATTTTGTGCCACTTCTATCCTTTTGGCTGTGCATCGTATACTTTGTGCTCGCACTGCCGCCACGACTTTCGTCCGCATCGGTGGACGCCAATCCGCTGCACTATCTGTATTTGGTGTGCAAGTGCATTGGTTGCCTGGGCGGCATCACGGTGCTCTTCATGTCGGAGGTATTCTTCGAACGGATCTTCGTAACGCGACCGTGGAAGGCGCTGTTTGTGACCACTGACGACGACCTCCACGAGTGGTGGCATCAGTGGAAACTGGACCGGTATACGGTGGCCTTTGGCATGATATATGCCGCCTGCTTTCACATTGCCCAAAAGTACAATGTGTTCGATGACAACAACCATGGGAATTTGTTCTCGCGAAGAACATCCATATCAGTGACATTGCTGGCCCTGCTGGGCGTCGGGGTGTACACTTCGTTCTCGTTCCTTTGCCGCAACGTTCAGAACTGTGAGGAGATCCATTCGTATATACTGTTCATCCCGATTGTGGGCTATGTGGTCCTCAGGAACATCTCGGGTATTCTACGTACACGATACTCGGCGTTCTTCGCCTGGTTTGGTCGCATCTCGCTGGAGCTGTTCGTCTGCCAGTACCATATTTGGCTGGCCGCCGATCGGCATGGAGTTCTGGTGCTGCTGCCCGGCTTCCCCACGCTCAACATGATCATCACATCGTTCATCTTTGTGTGCGCATCGCACGAGGTGCATCGCCTCACCCAAATCCTGCTGCCGTATGCGGTGCCCAGCGACTGGCGTCTGGTCATGCGAAACTTCGTGATCTTCCTCATCGTGCTCATACCCGTCGCCCGATCGGATGGCATGTTCTGA